DNA sequence from the Streptomyces sp. CA-210063 genome:
AGCTGTCCGAGGACGACGTTCTGGAGGTCGTCCTCGACGCGGGTGCCGAGGAGGTCAACGACCTGGGCGAGTCCTTCGAGGTGATCTCCGAGGCCACCGACCTGGTCGCGGTGCGCACCGCGCTCCAGGACGCGGGGATCGACTACGACTCGGCCGACGCCAACTTCGTCCCGACCATGCAGGTCGAGCTGGACGAGGAGGGCGCCAAGAAGATCTTCAAGCTGATCGACGCCCTCGAGGACAGCGACGACGTGCAGAACGTCTTCGCCAACTTCGACGTGAGCGACGACGTCATGGCCAAGGTCGACGCGTAGCGCTCCGCGAGCCGAGCCGAACAGGCTCGATCGCGATGGACTTCAACGGGCCGACGGGACGCACCCCGTCGGCCCGTCGCGTTGTCGGCCGTTGTCAGTGGCAGCCGATAGCCTGCACAAACAGGTGATCGATGGGAGGGGCTCGTGCGCGTACTGGGGGTGGACCCGGGACTGACCCGTTGCGGTGTCGGTGTGGTGGAAGGCGTCGCCGGACGGCCGCTCACCATGCGCGGCGTCGGTGTCGTCCGTACGCCCGCGGACGCCGAGTTGGGGCACCGCCTCGTCGTGATCGAGCAGGGCATCGAGCAGTGGCTCGACGAGTACCGCCCCGAATTCGTCGCCGTGGAGCGGGTGTTCAGCCAGCACAACGTACGGACGGTCATGGGCACCGCCCAGGCCAGCGCCGTCGCCATGCTCTGCGCCGCCCGCCGCGGCATCCCCGTCGCCCTGCACACCCCCAGCGAGGTCAAGGCCGCCGTCACCGGCAGCGGCCGCGCCGACAAGGCCCAGGTCGGTGCCATGGTCACCCGCCTGCTCCGGCTCGACGCGCCCCCGAAACCGGCGGACGCCGCCGATGCCCTCGCCCTCGCCATCTGCCACATCTGGCGGGCCCCCGCGCAGAACCGCCTCCAGCAGGCCGTCGCCCTGCACGCGACCAAAGCACCGAACACATCGCGCACATCGAACCCATCACTTGCATCGAACCCATCACGGGCATCGAACCCATCGCGTGCATCGAACGCATCGAACGCACTGAAAGGCCGTACGGCATGATCGCCTTCGTCAGCGGCACGGTCGCCGCACTCGCTCCCGACACAGCGGTGGTCGAGGTGGGTGGGGTCGGCATGGCCGTGCAGTGCACGCCGAACACACTGTCCACGCTGAGGCTCGGTCAGCCGGCCAAGCTCGCCACCTCCCTCGTCGTACGGGAGGACTCGCTGACCCTCTACGGCTTCGTGGACGACGACGAGCGCCAGGTCTTCGAGCTGCTCCAGACCGCGAGCGGGGTCGGCCCGCGCCTGGCCCAGGCGATGCTCGCCGTGCACACCCCCGACGCTTTGCGCCGAGCGGTGGCCACGGGTGACGAGAAGGCGCTGATCGCCGTCCCCGGCATCGGCAAGAAGGGTGCGCAGAAGCTGCTGCTGGAGTTGAGGGACCGCCTCGGCGAGCCGATCGGCGCCCCCGCGATCGGCGCCCCGGTCACCCAGGGCTGGCGCGACCAACTGCACGCCGCCCTGATCGGCCTCGGGTACGCGACGCGCGAGGCCGACGAGGCCGTGTCGGCCGTGGCCCCCCAGGCCGAGGCCGCCCAAGGCACGCCCCAGGTGGGCCAGTTGCTCAAGGCCGCCCTCCAGACCCTCAACAGAGCCCGCTGACCGGCCTGTCGAGGCCGTCGTACGCGACCCGTACGACTGTGGGGCTGTAGGACCCCACGCCCCGTAAGCTCCATCCGACCGCGACCCGCGAGGCACACGCGATGCTGTTGTCCGTCCGGGTCTGTCCGGGGACGCAGAGCCCGAAAGCGGCCCCCGTGCCGCCGGCCGGACCCCCGGCCGAACCGGACGAACCCGGCACGCCCCTGCGAGGAGAGTTTCAGTGAACTGGGACGACACGACCGACGACACCGCCCCCGACCGGCTGGTGGGCTCTGTCGCCGACCGTGAGGACCAGGCCGTCGAGGCCGCCCTGCGCCCCAAGGACCTGGACGAGTTCATCGGCCAGGAGAAGGTCCGCGAGCAGCTCGACCTGGTGCTGCGGGCGGCACGCGCGCGTGGGGCCACCGCCGACCACGTCCTGCTCTCCGGTGCGCCGGGCCTCGGCAAGACCACCCTCTCGATGATCATCGCGGCCGAGATGGGCGCCCCCATCCGCATCACCTCCGGCCCGGCCATCCAGCACGCCGGCGACCTGGCCGCGATCCTCTCCTCCCTCCAGGAGGGCGAGGTCCTCTTCCTCGACGAGATCCACCGCATGTCCCGGCCCGCCGAGGAGATGCTGTACATGGCGATGGAGGACTTCCGGGTCGACGTCATCGTCGGCAAGGGCCCCGGCGCCACCGCGATCCCCCTCGAACTGCCGCCCTTCACCCTGGTCGGCGCCACCACGCGCGCGGGACTGCTGCCGCCGCCGCTGCGCGACCGCTTCGGCTTCACCGCGCACATGGAGTTCTACGAGCCGGCCGAGCTGGAGCGCGTCATCCACCGCTCGGCGCACCTGCTCGACGTGGAGATCAACGCGGACGGCGCCGCCGAGATCGCGGGCCGCTCGCGCGGCACACCCCGTATCGCCAACCGTCTGCTGCGCCGCGTACGGGACTACGCGCAGGTCAAGGCGGACGGCATCATCACGCGCGACATCGCCGAGGCCGCCCTCGCCGTCTACGAGGTGGACGCCCGCGGCCTCGACCGTCTCGACCGGGGCGTCCTCGAAGCCCTGCTCAAGCTCTTCGGCGGCGGACCGGTCGGTCTCTCCACCCTCGCCGTCGCCGTGGGGGAGGAGCGCGAGACCGTCGAGGAGGTCGCCGAACCCTTCCTCGTCCGCGAGGGCCTGCTCGCCCGAACCCCCCGTGGCCGGGTGGCGACCCCCGCCGCCTGGGCCCATCTCGGCCTCACCCCGCCACGCGGCACGACCGGCGGAAACGGACAACAGGACCTCTTCGGGGCGTGACCGTCTCGTGACGGCGCGGTACTCGCCCGGCATGGAACCCCGGTGACATGCTGTGCGTTGTTCCATCGTGGTGGACTCGCTTAGACTCCGCCGATGCCGCCCTTGTCGGCGGCACACATACCCCCAACCATCAGGCCGCTCGCCATCGCGGTCGTGTGAAGGAAGTTCCGACCCGTGAGTCTCGTGACCCTCCTCCCGTTCATCGTGCTCATCGGGGCCATGATCCTGATGACCCGATCGGCCAAGAAGAAGCAGCAGCAGGCCGTCGACATGCGGAACCAGATGCAGCCCGGTTCCGGCGTCCGCACGATCGGGGGCATGTACGCGACCGTCAAGGAGGTCAGCGAGGACACGGTCCTCCTCGACGCCGGGCCGGGCGTCGAGCTGCTGTTCGCCAAGAACTCCATCGGTGCCGTCCTCAGCGACGAGGAGTACAACCGCATCGTCCACGGCATCGAGCACGACCTGAAGTCCGACGTCGTCCCGGACGACGCCTCCTCCCTCACCGAGACCGACGAGCCCTCCGACGACGCTTCCGCCGCTTCCGACGACAAGCCCATCGACCTCGGCAAGAAGGACGCGTCCGACGACGCGACCGACGAGACCGCCGAGGCGAAGGCCGACGAGGCCAAGGCTGACGAGGCCAAGGCCGACGAAGCAGAGCCGAAGAAGACCGACGGCGAGTCCGACGCGAAGTAGTCACGTCCCGGGAGTGCGAGCGAGAACCGCCCGCGCCCCGGGCACGTGCCGTTTTCGCCCGGATTCCCGACACCAGTCATGGCCGTCTCCGCGCTGACCCCGCGCACGGCGGCCCGAGAGGGAGTACGAGAAGGTGGCAGCACCGAAGAAGGGCCGGAGCGCGAGCACCCAGAGCAAGCCTGGGCGCGCGCTGGCCCTCATCCTGATCGCCCTTGTGGCGCTCACCGGGGGAATGTTTGCCTCCGGACACACCACTCCGCGTCTCGGCATCGACCTCGCCGGTGGTACGAGCATCACACTGACGGCGGTCAACGAGCCCGGCCAGCCCAACGCGATCAACAAGACCAACATGGACACCGCGGTCGAGATCATGAACCGCCGTGTCAACGGTCTGGGCGTGTCCGAGGCGGAGGTCCAGACCCAGGGCAATGAGAACATCATTGTCAATATCCCCAAGGGCACGGATTCCGAAGAGGCCAGGCAACAGGTCGGTACCACCGCGAAGCTGTACTTCCGCCCGGTCCTCCAGAGCCAGGTCGGCACCGGCGCCACGGACACCCCGAGCGCCCCACCGAGCACCAGCCCCAGTGGCAGCGCCTCGCCGAGCCCGTCGAGCTCCGACGGCAAGGACGAGGCGACCTCGCCCGAGTCCGGTGACTCCGCCAGCCCGTCGAGCTCCGCCACGTCCCAGGGCCGTGCGGTCACCGACGCGCTGAAGGCCGACCCCACGCCCTCCGGCAGCAGCTCCGAGTCCGCCAAGGCCTCCGACAGCGCCTCGCCGTCGGCGAGCCCGAGCGTCGACGAGGAGACCCAGGCGCTCCAGGCCAAGTTCGCCGCCCTCGACTGCAACGACCCCAAGCAGCGCGCCGAGGCCGGCAAGGGCAAGACCACCGACGTCGTCGTGGCCTGCGGCCAGGACAACGGCAGCTGGAGCAAGTTCGTGCTCGGCCCGGTCGGGGTCGACGGCACCGAGGTCGAGAAGGCCCAGGCGCTGCTCGACACGCAGAACGGCACCGGCTGGCAGGTCGTCATGGACTTCGACTCCAGCGGCGAGAAGAAGTTCGCCGACATCACCGGCCAGCTGGCGTCCCAGACCTCCCCGCAGAACGAGTTCGCGATCGTCCTCGACGACGAGGTCGTCTCCCACCCCTACGTCCGCGCGGCGGTCACCGGCGGCAAGGCGGAGATCTCCGGCAGCTTCACGCAGGAGGAGGCCCAGAACCTCGCCAACATGCTGTCGTACGGCGCGCTCCCGCTGACCTTCAAGGAGTCCAGCGTCACCACCGTCAGCCCCGCGCTCGGCGGCGACCAGCTGCAGGCCGGTCTGATCGCCGGTGCGATCGGTCTGGCCCTGGTCATGATCTACCTGATCGTCTACTACCGCGGCCTGTCGCTGATCGCCATCGCCTCGCTGCTGGTCTCGGCGGCCCTGACCTACGTGATCATGGCGCTGCTCGGCCCGACGATCAACTTCGCGCTGAACCTCCCGGCGGTCTGCGGAGCGATCGTCGCGATCGGTATCACGGCGGACTCGTTCATCGTGTACTTCGAACGAGTTCGGGACGAGATCCGCGAAGGCCGTACGCTGCGCCCCGCCGTCGAGCGGGCCTGGCCGCGAGCCCGGCGCACCATCCTGGTCTCCGACTTCGTGTCGTTCCTCTCCGCCGCGGTGCTCTTCATCGTCACCGTCGGCAAGGTCCAGGGCTTCGCGTTCACGCTCGGTCTGACGACCGTGCTCGACGTCGTGGTCGTCTTCCTCTTCACGAAGCCGCTGCTGACGCTGCTGGCCCGCACGAAGTTCTTCGGGAGCGGCCACAGCTGGTCCGGTCTCGACCCGAAGCGGCTGGGTGCCCGGCCGCCGCTGCGCCGCACCCGCCGTCCCGTCGTCCCCGCCGACCCGAAGGAGGCCTGAGATGTCGAAGCTCGGTGACCTCGGAGCCCGACTCCACCGCGGCGAGGTCGGTTACGACTTCGTCGGCAACCGCAAGATCTGGTACGGCGTCTCGATCCTCATCACCATCACGGCCATCGTCGGCCTGGCGGTGCGCGGCCTGAGCATGGGTATCGAGTTCCAGGGCGGTGCCGTCTTCACCACGGAGCGGACGAGCGTCTCGGTGACCCAGGCCGAGACGTACGCGGAGGAGGCCTCCGGCCACGACGCGATCGTCCAGAAGCTCGGCAACGACACCCTGCGCATCCAGATCTCCGGTGTGGACACGGCCAAGTCCGACGAGATCAAGCAGGACCTCGCCAAGGACCTCAAGGTCGACGCGGACACGATCAACGCCGACCTGGTCGGCCCCAGTTGGGGTGAGCAGATCGCCACCAAGGCCTGGCAGGGCCTCGCGGTCTTCCTGATCCTCGTGGTGATCTATCTGGCGATCGCGTTCGAGTTGCGCATGGCCATCGCCGCGTTCGTCGCCCTGATCCACGACATCACCATCACGATCGGGATCTACGCCCTCGTCGGCTTCGAGGTGACGCCGGGCACGGTGATCGGTCTGTTGACCATCCTCGGTTATTCGCTCTACGACACGGTCGTCGTCTTCGACAGCCTCAAGGAGCAGACGAAGGACATCACCAAGCAGAACCGCTGGACATACGCCGAGATCGCCAACCGTTCGATCAACAGCACCCTGGTGCGGTCGATCAACACGACGGTGGTCGCGCTGCTGCCGGTGGCCGGCCTGCTGTTCATCGGTGGCGGTGTCCTCGGCGCGGGCATGCTCAACGACATCTCGCTGTCGCTGTTCGTCGGCCTCGCGGCCGGTGCGTACTCCTCGATCTTCATCGCCACGCCGCTCGTCGCCGACCTCAAGGAGCGCGAGCCGCAGCTGAAGGCTCTCAGGAAGCGCGTGCTCGCCAAGCGGGCCCAGGCCGACCACGACGTGGAGCCGGCCGCCGACGGTCCGTACGACGACGAGCCGGTGGACGCCACCCCCGCGGTGGTCGGGCCGCGCGCCCAGGCCGGCAGCCGCAGCCGCGGCCGGGGTGGGAAGCGGCGATGACCGGTATCAAGGAGCTGCTGCTCAGCCGTATCCGCGATGTCGCGGACTATCCGGAGCCGGGCGTGATGTTCAAGGACATCACGCCGCTGCTGGCCGACCCGGCGGCGTTCACCGCGC
Encoded proteins:
- the secF gene encoding protein translocase subunit SecF; protein product: MSKLGDLGARLHRGEVGYDFVGNRKIWYGVSILITITAIVGLAVRGLSMGIEFQGGAVFTTERTSVSVTQAETYAEEASGHDAIVQKLGNDTLRIQISGVDTAKSDEIKQDLAKDLKVDADTINADLVGPSWGEQIATKAWQGLAVFLILVVIYLAIAFELRMAIAAFVALIHDITITIGIYALVGFEVTPGTVIGLLTILGYSLYDTVVVFDSLKEQTKDITKQNRWTYAEIANRSINSTLVRSINTTVVALLPVAGLLFIGGGVLGAGMLNDISLSLFVGLAAGAYSSIFIATPLVADLKEREPQLKALRKRVLAKRAQADHDVEPAADGPYDDEPVDATPAVVGPRAQAGSRSRGRGGKRR
- the ruvA gene encoding Holliday junction branch migration protein RuvA, with the translated sequence MIAFVSGTVAALAPDTAVVEVGGVGMAVQCTPNTLSTLRLGQPAKLATSLVVREDSLTLYGFVDDDERQVFELLQTASGVGPRLAQAMLAVHTPDALRRAVATGDEKALIAVPGIGKKGAQKLLLELRDRLGEPIGAPAIGAPVTQGWRDQLHAALIGLGYATREADEAVSAVAPQAEAAQGTPQVGQLLKAALQTLNRAR
- the yajC gene encoding preprotein translocase subunit YajC; the encoded protein is MSLVTLLPFIVLIGAMILMTRSAKKKQQQAVDMRNQMQPGSGVRTIGGMYATVKEVSEDTVLLDAGPGVELLFAKNSIGAVLSDEEYNRIVHGIEHDLKSDVVPDDASSLTETDEPSDDASAASDDKPIDLGKKDASDDATDETAEAKADEAKADEAKADEAEPKKTDGESDAK
- the secD gene encoding protein translocase subunit SecD, encoding MAAPKKGRSASTQSKPGRALALILIALVALTGGMFASGHTTPRLGIDLAGGTSITLTAVNEPGQPNAINKTNMDTAVEIMNRRVNGLGVSEAEVQTQGNENIIVNIPKGTDSEEARQQVGTTAKLYFRPVLQSQVGTGATDTPSAPPSTSPSGSASPSPSSSDGKDEATSPESGDSASPSSSATSQGRAVTDALKADPTPSGSSSESAKASDSASPSASPSVDEETQALQAKFAALDCNDPKQRAEAGKGKTTDVVVACGQDNGSWSKFVLGPVGVDGTEVEKAQALLDTQNGTGWQVVMDFDSSGEKKFADITGQLASQTSPQNEFAIVLDDEVVSHPYVRAAVTGGKAEISGSFTQEEAQNLANMLSYGALPLTFKESSVTTVSPALGGDQLQAGLIAGAIGLALVMIYLIVYYRGLSLIAIASLLVSAALTYVIMALLGPTINFALNLPAVCGAIVAIGITADSFIVYFERVRDEIREGRTLRPAVERAWPRARRTILVSDFVSFLSAAVLFIVTVGKVQGFAFTLGLTTVLDVVVVFLFTKPLLTLLARTKFFGSGHSWSGLDPKRLGARPPLRRTRRPVVPADPKEA
- the ruvB gene encoding Holliday junction branch migration DNA helicase RuvB; translated protein: MNWDDTTDDTAPDRLVGSVADREDQAVEAALRPKDLDEFIGQEKVREQLDLVLRAARARGATADHVLLSGAPGLGKTTLSMIIAAEMGAPIRITSGPAIQHAGDLAAILSSLQEGEVLFLDEIHRMSRPAEEMLYMAMEDFRVDVIVGKGPGATAIPLELPPFTLVGATTRAGLLPPPLRDRFGFTAHMEFYEPAELERVIHRSAHLLDVEINADGAAEIAGRSRGTPRIANRLLRRVRDYAQVKADGIITRDIAEAALAVYEVDARGLDRLDRGVLEALLKLFGGGPVGLSTLAVAVGEERETVEEVAEPFLVREGLLARTPRGRVATPAAWAHLGLTPPRGTTGGNGQQDLFGA
- the ruvC gene encoding crossover junction endodeoxyribonuclease RuvC, translated to MRVLGVDPGLTRCGVGVVEGVAGRPLTMRGVGVVRTPADAELGHRLVVIEQGIEQWLDEYRPEFVAVERVFSQHNVRTVMGTAQASAVAMLCAARRGIPVALHTPSEVKAAVTGSGRADKAQVGAMVTRLLRLDAPPKPADAADALALAICHIWRAPAQNRLQQAVALHATKAPNTSRTSNPSLASNPSRASNPSRASNASNALKGRTA